A DNA window from Malus domestica chromosome 12, GDT2T_hap1 contains the following coding sequences:
- the LOC103430423 gene encoding AMP deaminase-like: MSSALSFHINTDAGLACPEYKQSALSLFSLSPPCSALSRVCFLSLKLTQSNRTDIFSLLIPFPQQRKRSEWPREMESSAIHLAMAALVGASLVAVSAYYMHRKTLTQLLEFAKTVEREREGDSDGGGDSPQRMKKRRSHARRKGSGYYRRNSASLPDVTAISGGIDGDDHRRNGCLPVDGIPDGLPRLHTLPEGKSTELANSVKRTGSLIRPPSPKSPVASASAFESVEGSDDEDNMTDNSKLGTVGPDGKIIYENLPNHVNANGEQIPIAATSMIRSHSVSGDLHGVQPDPIAADILRKEPEQETFARLKITPTEVPSSDEAEVYVVLQECLELRKRYLFSETVAPWEKEIITDPSTPKPNPAPFFYTSEGKSDHYFEMQDGVIHVFPNKDSKEELFPVADATTFFTDLHHILRVIAAGNIRTLCHHRLNLLEQKFNLHLMLNADREFLAQKSAPHRDFYNVRKVDTHVHHSACMNQKHLLRFIKSKLRKEPDEVVIFRDGTYLTLKEVFESLDLTGYDLNVDLLDVHADKSTFHRFDKFNLKYNPCGQSRLREIFLKQDNLIQGRFLAELTKQVFSDLAASKYQMAEYRISIYGRKQSEWDQMASWIVNNELYSENVVWLIQLPRLYNIYKEMGIVTSFQNILDNIFIPLFEVTVDPDSHPQLHVFLKQVVGLDLVDDETKPERRPTKHMPTPAQWTNVFNPAFSYYVYYCYANLYTLNKLRESKGMTTIKFRPHSGEAGDIDHLAATFLTANNIAHGINLRKSPVLQYLYYLAQIGLAMSPLSNNSLFLDYHRNPFPMFFLRGLNVSLSTDDPLQIHLTKEPLVEEYSIAASVWKLSSCDLCEIARNSVYQSGFSHALKSHWIGREYYKRGPGGNDIHKTNVPHIRVQFRDTIWREEMQQVYLSKVNIPNEVDR; this comes from the exons ATGTCCTCTGCTCTCAGCTTCCATATAAATACGGACGCAGGTCTCGCTTGTCCCGAATACAAACAGAGTGCACTATctctgttctctctctctcccccctgcTCAGCTCTCAGTAGGGTttgttttctctctctaaaactcacACAATCCAATCGAACCGACATTTTCTCTCTCCTGATTCCCTTTCCTCAGCAGCGGAAGCGGAGCGAGTGGCCGAGAGAAATGGAGTCGTCCGCGATACATTTGGCCATGGCGGCTCTGGTTGGAGCTTCGCTGGTGGCCGTGTCGGCCTACTACATGCACCGCAAAACCCTAACTCAGTTATTGGAGTTCGCCAAGACggtggagagggagagggagggggACTCCGACGGCGGCGGCGACTCGCCGCAGCGCATGAAGAAGCGTAGGAGCCACGCGCGGCGCAAGGGCAGCGGCTATTACCGGCGGAACTCGGCGTCTTTGCCGGACGTGACGGCAATTTCCGGAGGGATTGACGGCGATGATCATAGGCGCAACGGCTGCCTTCCCGTCGACGGTATTCCGGATGGGTTGCCGAGGCTGCACACTCTCCCGGAAG GGAAATCTACTGAGCTTGCGAATTCAGTTAAGAGAACCGGCAGTCTTATCCGACCACCGTCTCCCAAGTCTCCAGTTGCAAGTGCAAGTGCCTTTGAGAGCGTAGAAGGATCAGATGATGAGGATAACATGACTGACAATTCTAAACTTGGCACTGTG GGGCCAGATGGTAAGATCATATATGAAAATTTACCGAATCATGTTAATGCTAACGGAGAGCAAATACCTATAGCTGCTACAAGTATGATTAGGTCCCATAGTGTATCTGGTGATCTGCATGGTGTCCAGCCTGATCCAATTGCAGCTGATATCCTAAGGAAAGAGCCAGAACAAGAGACTTTTGCACGACTTAAAATTACTCCAACGG AAGTGCCATCTAGCGATGAAGCAGAGGTCTACGTGGTTCTTCAAGAATGCCTCGAATTGCGAAAAAGATATTTATTCAGTGAGACAGTTGCTCCATGGGAGAAAGAAATTATAACAGACCCAAGTACCCCAAAACCCAACCCAGCACCATTTTTTTATACTTCTGAGGGGAAATCTGAT CATTATTTCGAAATGCAAGATGGGGTCATTCACGTGTTTCCAAATAAAGATT CAAAAGAAGAACTTTTTCCTGTTGCTGATGCAACAACCTTTTTCACTGACCTACATCACATACTCCGAGTTATAGCAGCAGGGAATATCAGAACTTTATGCCATCATCGGCTGAATCTTCTGGAACAA AAATTCAATCTTCACTTAATGCTAAATGCGGATAGGGAGTTTCTGGCTCAGAAAAGTGCTCCTCATCGTGACTTTTATAATGTCAGAAAAGTAGATACACATGTTCATCACTCAGCATGCATGAACCAGAAACATCTGTTGAGGTTTATAAAATCAAAGTTGAGGAAGGAGCCTGATGAG GTTGTAATATTTAGAGATGGAACCTATTTGACCTTGAAAGAGGTTTTTGAGAGTTTGGATTTGACTGG GTACGACCTGAATGTTGACCTTCTGGATGTTCATGCTGACAAGAGCACGTTTCATCGTTTCGATAAGTTTAATCTTAAGTACAACCCTTGTGGTCAAAGTAGGCTCCGGGAGATTTTCCTTAAGCAGGATAATCTTATTCAAG GACGTTTCCTTGCTGAGCTGACAAAGCAAGTGTTTTCTGATCTTGCTGCCAGTAAATATCAG ATGGCTGAGTACAGGATATCGATATATGGTAGGAAGCAGAGTGAGTGGGACCAAATGGCTAGTTGGATAGTGAACAATGAATTGTACAGTGAGAATGTTGTTTGGTTGATTCag cTGCCCCGGCTGTACAATATATACAAGGAAATGGGAATAGTAACATCATTTCAGAACATTCTTGACAATATCTTTATTCCACTGTTTGAGGTTACTGTAGATCCAGATTCCCATCCACAGTTGCACGTTTTCCTGAAACAG GTTGTGGGGTTAGATTTGGTGGATGATGAAACCAAACCTGAAAGACGGCCCACGAAACACATGCCAACACCAGCACAATGGACCAATGTATTCAATCCCGCATTTTCATACTACGTGTACTACTGTTATGCTAATCTCTACACATTAAACAAG CTTCGTGAATCTAAGGGCATGACAACAATCAAATTCCGTCCACATTCTGGGGAG GCTGGTGACATTGACCACCTTGCTGCAACATTTCTTACCGCAAATAATATTGCACATGGAATCAATTTGAGAAAATCTCCTGTACTTCAATATCTGTATTATTTAGCCCAG ATTGGTCTGGCTATGTCACCCCTGAGCAACAATTCattgtttttggactaccatCGGAACCCTTTTCCTATGTTTTTCTTACGGGGTCTTAATGTTTCTCTTTCCACCGATGATCCTCTCCAAATCCACTTAACAAAAGAACCTTTGGTGGAAGAATATAGTATAGCTGCTTCT GTATGGAAATTGAGCTCATGTGATCTATGTGAAATTGCGCGTAATTCAGTCTACCAATCAGGTTTTTCACATGCACTGAAG TCGCACTGGATTGGTAGAGAGTACTACAAGAGAGGACCAGGTGGAAATGATATCCACAAAACAAATGTGCCTCATATCCGGGTGCAATTTCGTGACACG ATCTGGAGAGAAGAGATGCAACAGGTTTATCTCAGCAAGGTCAATATCCCAAACGAAGTTGACAG GTGA
- the LOC103450672 gene encoding chlorophyll synthase, chloroplastic-like isoform X1, whose amino-acid sequence MASVLNTVSSITLSKLNTNRVRAQSAFAPVSVSFTRRRLTVRAAETDTNEAVESAVPDKAPAKGGSSFNQLLGIKGASKETNTWKIRLQLTKPVTWPPLVWGVVCGAAASGNFHWTFEDVAKSIMCMCMSGPFLTGYTQTLNDWYDREIDAINEPYRPIPSGAISENEVIAQIWVLLLGGLSFAGILDVWAGHNFPILFYLALGGSLLSYIYSAPPLKLKQNGWIGNFALGASYISLPWWAGQALFGTLTPDIIILTLLYSIAGLGIAIVNDFKSVEGDRELGLQSLPVAFGSETAKWICVSAIDITQLSIAGYLLGAGKPYHALALLALIGPQVFFQFKYFLKDPVKYDVKYQASAQPFLVLGLLVTALATSH is encoded by the exons ATGGCGTCCGTGCTCAATACGGTGTCGTCTATCACCTTATCGAAGCTCAACACCAACCGAGTTCGGGCTCAGTCCGCCTTCGCGCCGGTTTCCGTGTCGTTTACCA GAAGGAGGCTTACTGTTAGGGCTGCGGAGACCGATACCAACGAAG cGGTTGAATCTGCGGTACCGGATAAGGCGCCTGCGAAAGGCGGTTCGAGCTTCAATCAGCTTCTGGGGATTAAAGGAGCTTCAAAGGAAACT AACACATGGAAGATTCGGCTTCAGCTGACAAAACCTGTAACTTGGCCTCCACTGGTATGGGGAGTGGTTTGCGGAGCTGCTGCTTCTG GAAATTTTCATTGGACTTTTGAGGACGTTGCTAAATCAATAATGTGCATGTGCATGTCCGGCCCTTTTCTCACTGGTTATACCCAG ACTCTGAATGACTGGTATGACCGAGAGATTGATGCAATTAATGAACCTTATCGTCCAATTCCCTCAGGAGCAATATCTGAGAATGAG GTTATTGCTCAAATATGGGTGCTGCTTTTAGGAGGCCTTAGCTTTGCTGGTATATTAGATGTGTGG GCAGGACATAACTTTCCAATATTATTTTACCTTGCTTTGGGTGGATCCTTGCTATCATACATTTACTCTGCTCCACCTTTAAAG CTGAAACAAAATGGATGGATTGGAAATTTTGCCCTTGGTGCAAGTTATATCAGTTTGCCATG GTGGGCTGGTCAGGCATTATTTGGGACCCTCACACCTGACATAATCATCCTCACACTCTTGTACAGCATAGCTGGG TTGGGAATTGCTATTGTAAACGACTTTAAAAGTGTGGAAGGAGATAGAGAACTGGGACTTCAG TCACTCCCTGTAGCTTTTGGTTCTGAAACTGCCAAATGGATTTGTGTTAGTGCCATTGACATCACTCAGTTATCAATCGCTG GTTATCTGCTAGGGGCTGGTAAACCATATCATGCATTAGCTCTCCTTGCCTTGATAGGTCCTCAAGTCTTTTTCCAG TTCAAGTACTTTCTCAAAGACCCCGTCAAGTACGATGTTAAATATCAG GCCAGTGCGCAGCCGTTTCTCGTGCTCGGTCTTTTAGTAACAGCATTGGCGACAAGTCATTGA
- the LOC103450672 gene encoding chlorophyll synthase, chloroplastic-like isoform X2, whose translation MASVLNTVSSITLSKLNTNRVRAQSAFAPVSVSFTRRRLTVRAAETDTNEAVESAVPDKAPAKGGSSFNQLLGIKGASKETNTWKIRLQLTKPVTWPPLVWGVVCGAAASGNFHWTFEDVAKSIMCMCMSGPFLTGYTQTLNDWYDREIDAINEPYRPIPSGAISENEVIAQIWVLLLGGLSFAGILDVWAGHNFPILFYLALGGSLLSYIYSAPPLKLKQNGWIGNFALGASYISLPWWAGQALFGTLTPDIIILTLLYSIAGLGIAIVNDFKSVEGDRELGLQSLPVAFGSETAKWICVSAIDITQLSIAGAGKPYHALALLALIGPQVFFQFKYFLKDPVKYDVKYQASAQPFLVLGLLVTALATSH comes from the exons ATGGCGTCCGTGCTCAATACGGTGTCGTCTATCACCTTATCGAAGCTCAACACCAACCGAGTTCGGGCTCAGTCCGCCTTCGCGCCGGTTTCCGTGTCGTTTACCA GAAGGAGGCTTACTGTTAGGGCTGCGGAGACCGATACCAACGAAG cGGTTGAATCTGCGGTACCGGATAAGGCGCCTGCGAAAGGCGGTTCGAGCTTCAATCAGCTTCTGGGGATTAAAGGAGCTTCAAAGGAAACT AACACATGGAAGATTCGGCTTCAGCTGACAAAACCTGTAACTTGGCCTCCACTGGTATGGGGAGTGGTTTGCGGAGCTGCTGCTTCTG GAAATTTTCATTGGACTTTTGAGGACGTTGCTAAATCAATAATGTGCATGTGCATGTCCGGCCCTTTTCTCACTGGTTATACCCAG ACTCTGAATGACTGGTATGACCGAGAGATTGATGCAATTAATGAACCTTATCGTCCAATTCCCTCAGGAGCAATATCTGAGAATGAG GTTATTGCTCAAATATGGGTGCTGCTTTTAGGAGGCCTTAGCTTTGCTGGTATATTAGATGTGTGG GCAGGACATAACTTTCCAATATTATTTTACCTTGCTTTGGGTGGATCCTTGCTATCATACATTTACTCTGCTCCACCTTTAAAG CTGAAACAAAATGGATGGATTGGAAATTTTGCCCTTGGTGCAAGTTATATCAGTTTGCCATG GTGGGCTGGTCAGGCATTATTTGGGACCCTCACACCTGACATAATCATCCTCACACTCTTGTACAGCATAGCTGGG TTGGGAATTGCTATTGTAAACGACTTTAAAAGTGTGGAAGGAGATAGAGAACTGGGACTTCAG TCACTCCCTGTAGCTTTTGGTTCTGAAACTGCCAAATGGATTTGTGTTAGTGCCATTGACATCACTCAGTTATCAATCGCTG GGGCTGGTAAACCATATCATGCATTAGCTCTCCTTGCCTTGATAGGTCCTCAAGTCTTTTTCCAG TTCAAGTACTTTCTCAAAGACCCCGTCAAGTACGATGTTAAATATCAG GCCAGTGCGCAGCCGTTTCTCGTGCTCGGTCTTTTAGTAACAGCATTGGCGACAAGTCATTGA
- the LOC103451197 gene encoding em-like protein GEA1, whose protein sequence is MASEQERRDPQRRQELDQKARQGETVVPGGTGGKNLDAQEHLAEGRHRGGETRKEQLGHEGYQELGHRGGETRKEQLGHEGYQELGQRGGEARKEQLGHEGYQELGHRGGEARKEQIGHEGYQEMGKKGGLSTKDKSGGERAAEEGIEIDESKYKTKSR, encoded by the exons ATGGCATCCGAACAGGAAAGGCGAGACCCACAGAGAAGGCAAGAACTGGACCAAAAGGCAAGGCAGGGAGAGACCGTCGTTCCAGGGGGAACGGGCGGCAAGAACCTTGATGCTCAGGAGCACCTTGCTGAAG GACGCCACCGTGGAGGCGAAACAAGGAAGGAGCAGCTAGGTCATGAGGGGTACCAGGAACTGGGCCACCGCGGAGGTGAGACAAGGAAGGAGCAGCTAGGTCATGAGGGGTATCAGGAACTGGGGCAACGTGGAGGCGAGGCCAGGAAGGAGCAGCTTGGTCATGAAGGGTACCAGGAGCTGGGCCACCGCGGAGGCGAGGCCAGGAAGGAGCAGATTGGACATGAAGGGTACCAGGAGATGGGCAAAAAGGGCGGGCTTAGCACTAAGGACAAGTCCGGAGGAGAGCGTGCTGCCGAGGAAGGCATCGAGATTGACGAGTCCAAGTACAAGACGAAGAGCCGCTAA
- the LOC103450673 gene encoding mitochondrial succinate-fumarate transporter 1, translating into MEENRNENPNPTSPPQPPPPPPKKPPIPPYVKALSGSLGGIMEAACLQPIDVIKTRLQLDRTGTYKGIIHCGATVARTEGVRALWKGLTPFATHLTLKYALRMGSNAVLQGAFKDAETGKVSNHGRLISGFGAGVLEALVIVTPFEVVKIRLQQQKGLSLGLLKYKGPIHCARTIIREEGIRGLWSGAAPTVMRNGTNQAAMFTAKNAFDVLLWKKHEGDGRVLLPWQSMISGFLAGTAGPICTGPFDVVKTRLMAQSRGVDGKMKYKGMIHAIRTIYAEEGLLALWKGLLPRLMRIPPGQAIMWTVADQVIGLYEKRYLRNAPL; encoded by the exons ATGGAAGAAAACCGAAATGAAAACCCCAATCCGACGAGCCCACCAcagccgccgccgccgccgcccaAGAAGCCGCCGATTCCGCCGTACGTGAAGGCCCTGTCGGGTTCGCTCGGCGGCATCATGGAGGCCGCGTGCCTACAGCCCATCGATGTCATCAAGACCCGGCTCCAGCTCGACCGGACCGGCACCTACAAGGGAATCATCCACTGCGGCGCCACCGTTGCCCGCACCGAGGGAGTCCGGGCTCTCTGGAAGGGCCTGACCCCCTTCGCCACCCACCTGACCTTGAAGTACGCGCTTCGGATGGGCTCCAACGCCGTGCTGCAGGGCGCGTTTAAGGACGCGGAGACCGGGAAGGTCAGCAACCATGGCCGGCTCATTTCTGGGTTCGGAGCTGGAGTTCTCGAAGCTCTCGTCATTGTCACGCCGTTTGAG GTGGTGAAAATTAGACTACAGCAGCAGAAAGGATTGAGTCTTGGGCTTCTGAAGTATAAGGGTCCTATTCACTGTGCTCGTACGATCATTCGGGAGGAAGGTATCCGTGGGCTTTGGTCAGGTGCTGCTCCGACTGTTATGCGCAATGGCACGAACCAGGCTGCCATGTTTACAGCCAAAAATGCGTTCGATGTTCTCTTGTGGAAGAAACATGAAGGAGATGGGAGAGTCCTGCTGCCATGGCAATCTATGATATCTGGTTTCCTTGCAGGCACAGCCGGCCCCATTTGCACGGGTCCCTTTGATGTTGTGAAAACGAGGCTGATGGCTCAGAGCCGAGGTGTGGATGGCAAGATGAAATACAAGGGCATGATTCATGCGATCAGGACAATATACGCAGAGGAAGGGCTTCTGGCTTTGTGGAAAGGACTCCTGCCTCGGCTCATGAGGATACCACCCGGGCAAGCCATTATGTGGACTGTGGCTGACCAAGTGATAGGATTGTATGAGAAACGATATCTTCGTAATGCACCCTTGTAG